The genome window CGTATATTCTTTTTTAATTCTACTCCGTTTTGTGCGTAGTCATATACTGCACTTAAACCATCGTACACTTCGCTTGACGGAAAAATAAATCCGTATTCTTTTGCATGCGAAACGACATTCTTAAATAAATCTTCTTGTTTTGCCATAGTGGTGCAAAAATATAAAAAGGGAAATTAAAAAAAGAAAAAAAATGAAGTTTGAAGAGGAGGTTTTCTTATTTTTATGGATAAATCAATTTTTTTATGTTTAATTCCCTGATAAATTTGTTTTTCCCAAAGGTTTGTGCTGGCTGTAAATCATTTATAGGCGGTAACGAATACATAATCTGTACGTCCTGCCGGCATGAACTGCCCGTAACGAATCATCATTTGAATCCTGAAAATGAGGCTTTTAAAAAGTTTTATGGCAGGGTAGCGGTCGAACATGTTTCAGCATTTTTATTTTTTCATAAAAAAGGAATGGTTCAGGAAATGATTCACGGTTTGAAATACAAAGGTCATGAAGAAATTGGTACTTTTTTGGGCGAATGGTACGCATCCGATTTGAAAGACAATTCTATAATGAATAATGTAGATGCTATTATTCCTGTGCCATTGCATAAAAAGAGAATGAAAGAACGGGGTTATAATCAGGTTACAAATTTTGGGATGGCTTTGTCCGAAAATTTTAAAATTCCACTGAATGATTCCATTTTAAAGCGGAAAGTATATTCTAAAACGCAATCAAAGAAAAGTTTTTTGGGAAGAACTGAAGGGATTGAAACTATTTTTGATGTTACTTTTTCAGAAAAAGATGCTAATAAACATTATCTTTTAATTGATGATGTTTTGACCACCGGATCCACTCTTGAGGCCTGTTCGAAAGCGTTATTAAAAATTCCTGGAGCCAAGATTAGCATTGTTTGTATGGCGATGGCACATTCCTGATTTCGTTTATCCTAACAGGTTTTTTCAACCTGTTAGGTATTTTATTTATCCCGAGATGAATAAATTCATACCTAACAGGTCTCCAAGACCTGATTAGGACAAATTGTTGACAGTCCCAATTCTAAAATTATTTCTGAACATAGGTTCTGAAATACCCGCATTCGTTGATGATTTCTTTATAATATTTGGTTTTTGAATAATTAGCTTTCAGATTTTTGAAACCCTGCCAAGCGATAAAATTAGTCTTGTCGTCCTGAATATCCCAAGTCGATAAATTGAGCGAATAGTATTTTTTGTTATAATAATCGTTGCGTTCGCATTTGGCAATCATATATTGAGTTTTGGCTTTTTGTTCGTTGTTTTTGGACGATGCAAATGCTTTTTGATAGTAGGCTTTCGCCAAAGAACAGTCGGTAATCATTTTCATAATTGGCTCTCTGAAAAAATCAGGGGTTGAACCGTATCCTGCAATATTTCCTTCATAGAATATACGTCCGTTGCCAAAATGCGTAATGTTGTAAAAAGCATTTCCGAGTATACCACTGTTGCTGTAGACATCGGTTTGTTTGTCAATATTATCCTGTAATTTTTGAATAATCATAAGAAAATCAAGCATGGTGTATTTCTTTTTCTGCGGCGCTTGATGGTCGCAGTCATGACAGTCTTTGATGTTTCCGAGGAATGGATTGCCATAAAAAACTGTGTTTTGCAGCTTATCCGATTGTTTCATGAAAGCGATAGCCTCAGGAATTTTGTTATTGAAAGTGGCTTTTACCGCTTGAAAATAGTTGATGTCATCCAGTTTTAAGGAATAGATAGAAGCACCAATTTTTTCGATTTCGGTTTTGTTGTTTTTTGACAAAAAAGCCTTCATATCGAGCAGCTGTTTTTCATTATCATAAAAACCAGAATCATGGTTGAAAATTTCTGCCATTACCGTATTTTTTTGCGCGCGGTATAATGCAGCCAAATAGTTTTGGCTCCAAGCCGTAGCATTTTCATAACGGAAATTATCAATAGGATTTTTGGGCAGTTCTAAATATAACCAAGACAGATCGGCAAGGATTGTTTTTTCGTTTTCGGGAGTTAACTTGTCTATTTTGCTGAGATTATTTACTAATCGCAATAAGCGGATCTGACTGATTGCTAAAGGTGTTTTTGGCATTTTGTTTTCGGCATCATCAAAATCTTTGTCGGCTTGTTTGAAATTTCCATTTAGAGTTTCTAGGTAACCAGCAGCAATATTCCATAAATAGGGCTGTGAAGTTTTGTTGGACTGTGCAATTTTGGTAACCAAATCAATAGTCGATTTGCGTATGCTGTCTTTAGTTCTTTTTTTGTTTTCAAGAACGGTTTTGTCTTTGAAAGATTTATCTATTTTGTTTTCCTGATTGTTGATTAATCGGGTCAATAAATAATCGATATGCAGACTTTTTGGCTGTAGTTTATAGATTTCGGCAATGGCTTTTTCTTCGTCATTATAATAACCTTGAATCGCCCAAAGAGCGGCTTTTTCTTCATCGTTTTTGGTCATAGACAGCGATTGTTTCCAGTCTTTTTCCTCCTTAGGATGAAAACAATAGGCCGAAACCACACGCATTGCAGGACATTTGTCGAATACTTTGCTGTACAGATAATTGGATTTGGCATAATTTTTCTGCCTGTATTCAATTCCGGCCAAATAGGCTAATGCTCTGTAATACAAAGTGTTTTTTGGTGTGGATTTTTCAGTCTGGTTAAAGAAAGCAATTCCGTTTGCCGGTTTGTCGCTGTAAAAATCTGCTTTTATAGTCAAAAACCAATATCTGTTTTTTATAAAAGGATCTTTAGAGTCGCTGTATTTCTGTTCCAATGTTTTGATCCATCTGGGATCGGATATGACTTGGTTTTTTATAGTCTCGTCATAACTCCACGAATCGAATCGCTGAGTAGAATAAGTTTCAACTGTTTGGGCATCATTTAAAAAGAATAGAAAATCCTTGGTTTTGACATCATCCAGCTTTATTTTTTTGTTCCATTTTTCAGATGTTTTATTCGGCTTTCCTTTTTTGTAATACATATATAAATTGGAAACATCGGCACTGCTGGAATCGGTCAGGAAAAAGGTTAAGTCTTTTTCGTTGATTCGGTCTTCCAGATATGCTGACCAGTCTTTGATATTTTCGCTGTTAAATCTGGTAAGATGTTCGGTGTCGAAACCTATTCCGTAAAAGACATCGGAAGATAAAAACAAAGGAGAATAGGACTTATCCACAAAAGTTTCGGGAGTGAAATTGGAGTCAAACGACCAGCCCCAATCACCATCCGAACAGGCATAAATAGTTCCGTAAACTAAAAGTATCAGAGCGCTAAAAGCAACTAGTAATTTCTTTAAAAATGGCTGTATCATAGTTTTTTAAATTGAATTCGTCTAAATCATAAAAGATTATTTCCTTCGGATTTTGAATTGTATTTTCTTCAAGATCATCTGCTATTTCAAACAGATCATCTTTGGATATGGATTCTATTTTTAACTGGTCGTTTTCCTTGTAAAAAACACCTTCTGCAAAAGCGGATTTTTTTACGGTAAACCAATTCTCTTTTGTAAGAACAAAACTATTGTTATTTTTTAATTTATCGACATCAATTTTGTTTCTGAGACCAATTATTTTTCCGTCCCGAATGTGAATTCCCCAAGAATAAATTGGCAGTGCAATGTTTATTGGCAATGGATAATTTTGCAGACTTGATAAATAGCGTTTGGCTATGTTTCTGTCGTAGATCGAATTCAGTGAATCAGAGGCAATTTTACCCATATTGTAATACATCAAAACGCCTCGGTCCACGTTTGGTATTTTTGTTTTTTCGAAATATTTTATCTGATGTAAGCGTATGGTGGCTGAGAGTTTTTTATTGGAAACTTTTTTGAAAGCTTCTATAAACCGTAAATAATTGTCTTTGCTTTCCAGTGTCCAGTCGCAGTCAATCTGGATTTCCTGAACTGAAATATTGTTTCTGGAATTAATCTGTTTTATGAAACTGTCTGTTTTTTGAGCCAAATCAATCACGTTTAAATTCTTGTCCAGCATCACCTTATTTTTGATGTAAACCACTGGAATAATTTCAAAACCTGAAGCTGAATCCTCAAAACGAATTGGAGTTCTAGGAAACGGTTTTTGGCTTTGTCCGATCAAATCAATATCAAAATATCGGATATACAGTCTTCTGACTTGATTTTCGGTCAGTGTGCTTTTTTCCTTTGGCGAAAGCCTGAAAATAGTTTTCCAATAATAAAAAGAAACCGCTGGCTGTTCCTGTTGCCGGCAGGAAATAAAGAAACAGAAGATTATGCCAAAAAGAATTGTTTTTTTCAAAAGAGAAGCGGTTTGAAATGAATTACTCTTTTCTGTTTTTGGCCCGATGATAAGTCCAATAAGCCAATAAAACCAATACGACAAACGGCAGATATGAGCCAATAAGAACGCCTATCTG of Flavobacterium marginilacus contains these proteins:
- a CDS encoding ComF family protein, whose translation is MFNSLINLFFPKVCAGCKSFIGGNEYIICTSCRHELPVTNHHLNPENEAFKKFYGRVAVEHVSAFLFFHKKGMVQEMIHGLKYKGHEEIGTFLGEWYASDLKDNSIMNNVDAIIPVPLHKKRMKERGYNQVTNFGMALSENFKIPLNDSILKRKVYSKTQSKKSFLGRTEGIETIFDVTFSEKDANKHYLLIDDVLTTGSTLEACSKALLKIPGAKISIVCMAMAHS